The Pseudomonas berkeleyensis genome includes a region encoding these proteins:
- a CDS encoding Hcp family type VI secretion system effector yields MPTPAYLSLEGTKQGLITAGTFTEDSVGNIFQEGHEDQILVQAYNHQVIIPRDPQSGQPTGQRVHKPLMITKVFDKSSPLIFNSLTSGERLSKCRLEWYRTSSTGTQEHYFTIELEDAVIVDVQSRMPNCQDPNMAHFTHLEDVYFTYRKIVWTHEVSGTSGSDDWRTPISA; encoded by the coding sequence ATGCCAACACCCGCGTATCTGTCCCTCGAAGGCACCAAGCAAGGTCTGATCACCGCTGGCACCTTCACCGAGGACTCGGTCGGCAACATTTTCCAGGAAGGTCATGAAGACCAGATTCTGGTTCAAGCCTACAACCACCAGGTCATCATCCCGCGTGACCCGCAGTCCGGCCAACCGACCGGCCAGCGCGTACACAAGCCGCTGATGATCACCAAGGTCTTCGACAAGTCCTCGCCGCTGATCTTCAACTCCCTGACCTCCGGTGAGCGTCTGAGCAAGTGCCGCCTGGAGTGGTACCGCACCTCCTCCACCGGTACCCAGGAGCACTACTTCACCATCGAACTGGAAGACGCCGTGATCGTCGACGTGCAGTCGCGCATGCCGAACTGCCAGGATCCGAACATGGCCCACTTCACCCACCTGGAAGACGTCTACTTCACCTACCGCAAGATCGTCTGGACCCACGAAGTCTCCGGTACTTCCGGCTCCGACGACTGGCGTACCCCGATCTCCGCGTAA
- the tssI gene encoding type VI secretion system Vgr family protein produces MFAQANQTHFSLSIEGVEHDLQVLEFSGREAVSQPYAFDVELISERPDLDLESLLHQRAFLAFDQNDTGIHGLIHRIAQGESGKRMTRYRLTLVPQLAYLAHRTNQRIFQHLTVEKIIGQVLEEHGIQADAYQFQLGSIYPEREYCVQYDESDLHFIQRLCEEEGIHYHFQHSSEGHVLTFGDDQTAFPRLTPLAYQQDTGLVADDPVIKHFGVRVETRTSQVTRRDYDFEKPRLQLEAKAEGDAQPKLEDYDYPGRYTDRERGKHLAKRALERHRHDFELAQGDGDSPTLVSGHFLDLSEHPRQEWNQLWLLTEVLHEGKQPQVLEESVTSDTQPADGFTQGYRNRFTATPWDVPYRPSLAHPKPRILGSQSAVVTGPAGEEIHCDQYGRVKVQFFWDREGQADEKTSCWLRVSSSWAGDRYGAITIPRIGMEVLVTFLEGDPDQPLVTGCLYHAEHVVPYDLPANKTRSVFKTLSSPGGGGYNELRIEDRKGAEQIYVHAQRDWDENIEHDQKIRVGNERHDTVEANAYSHFKAEEHRTTHGDRKTEIKANDHLTVGDSQHIKLGNGQFIKAGQEIHLSSGLKVVLEAGSELTLKGGGSFIKLDGGGVTLVGPVIKINSGGAPGSGSGAAPILPTLPKPADTAPVGEKTGTANINQLPAPTEKGATGPQQLIVDVWGDPEQGGQVELLDPEEEA; encoded by the coding sequence ATGTTCGCCCAGGCCAACCAGACCCATTTCAGTCTCAGCATCGAAGGCGTCGAGCACGACCTGCAGGTGCTCGAGTTCAGCGGGCGCGAGGCGGTCAGCCAGCCTTACGCCTTCGACGTGGAACTGATCAGCGAACGTCCCGACCTCGATCTGGAAAGCCTGCTGCACCAGCGCGCCTTTCTCGCCTTCGACCAGAATGACACCGGCATCCACGGCCTGATCCACCGCATCGCACAAGGCGAGTCCGGCAAGCGCATGACGCGCTACCGACTGACCCTGGTGCCGCAGTTGGCCTACCTGGCTCATCGCACCAACCAGCGAATTTTCCAGCATCTGACGGTGGAGAAGATCATCGGCCAAGTGCTCGAGGAACACGGCATCCAGGCCGACGCTTATCAATTCCAGCTCGGCTCGATCTATCCCGAGCGCGAGTATTGCGTGCAGTACGACGAGAGCGACCTGCACTTCATCCAGCGCCTGTGCGAAGAAGAAGGTATCCACTACCACTTCCAGCACAGCAGCGAGGGTCATGTGCTGACCTTCGGCGACGACCAGACCGCCTTCCCGCGCCTGACACCGTTGGCCTACCAGCAGGACACCGGCCTGGTGGCCGACGACCCGGTGATCAAGCATTTCGGCGTGCGCGTGGAAACCCGTACCAGCCAGGTGACGCGCCGCGACTACGACTTCGAGAAGCCGCGCCTGCAACTGGAAGCCAAGGCCGAAGGCGACGCCCAACCCAAGCTGGAAGACTACGACTATCCCGGCCGCTACACCGACCGCGAACGCGGCAAGCACTTGGCCAAGCGCGCGCTGGAACGGCACCGCCACGACTTCGAGTTGGCACAGGGCGACGGCGACTCACCGACGCTGGTCAGTGGTCACTTCCTCGACCTGAGCGAACATCCACGCCAAGAGTGGAACCAGCTCTGGCTGCTCACCGAAGTCCTTCATGAAGGTAAACAGCCGCAGGTGCTGGAAGAGTCGGTGACCAGCGACACCCAGCCTGCCGACGGTTTCACTCAGGGCTACCGCAACCGTTTCACTGCCACGCCCTGGGACGTGCCCTATCGCCCATCCCTGGCCCATCCAAAACCGCGCATCCTCGGCAGCCAGAGCGCCGTAGTCACCGGCCCGGCTGGCGAAGAGATCCATTGCGACCAATACGGCCGGGTGAAGGTGCAGTTCTTCTGGGATCGCGAGGGCCAGGCGGATGAAAAAACCAGCTGCTGGCTGCGTGTCAGCTCCAGTTGGGCCGGTGACCGCTACGGCGCCATCACCATTCCACGCATCGGCATGGAAGTGCTGGTCACCTTCCTCGAAGGCGACCCCGATCAGCCCCTGGTAACCGGCTGCCTGTATCACGCTGAACACGTGGTGCCTTACGACTTGCCGGCGAACAAGACCCGCAGCGTGTTCAAGACACTCAGCAGCCCTGGCGGTGGCGGCTACAACGAACTGCGCATCGAAGATCGCAAAGGCGCCGAGCAGATCTACGTGCATGCCCAGCGTGACTGGGACGAGAACATCGAGCACGACCAGAAAATCCGCGTCGGCAACGAACGCCACGACACCGTCGAGGCCAACGCCTACAGCCACTTCAAGGCCGAAGAGCACCGCACCACCCACGGCGACCGCAAGACCGAGATCAAGGCCAACGATCACCTCACCGTTGGCGACAGCCAGCACATCAAGCTCGGCAATGGCCAATTCATCAAGGCCGGCCAGGAAATCCACCTCTCCAGCGGCCTGAAAGTCGTACTCGAAGCCGGCAGCGAACTGACCCTCAAAGGTGGCGGCAGCTTCATCAAACTCGACGGCGGCGGCGTGACCCTGGTGGGGCCGGTGATCAAGATCAACTCTGGCGGTGCGCCGGGCAGTGGCTCGGGGGCGGCGCCCATCTTGCCGACATTGCCCAAGCCTGCCGATACCGCACCAGTAGGCGAGAAAACCGGCACTGCCAATATCAACCAGTTGCCGGCTCCAACTGAAAAAGGGGCTACGGGGCCGCAACAATTGATCGTGGACGTCTGGGGTGACCCGGAGCAAGGCGGACAAGTTGAATTGCTCGACCCGGAGGAAGAAGCATGA